In the Chryseobacterium sp. MYb264 genome, one interval contains:
- a CDS encoding acetate--CoA ligase — MKKDRFKASLLAMAQHTKINMNTDDLFKQSIEDKENFWKERAQEIDWFEFPNKILSKDENEYAQWFSDGELNMCYLCIDKHIEDGFGEQIAIVYDSPVTNQKRKYTYSQAKEEISKLAGGLVSLGLKKGDTAVIYMPMIPQTLFAMLACARIGVIHNVVFGGFAPNELVVRIDDCKPKALITATAGVEIAKRIPYLPLVEKAIELAQDKVENIIVYNRKLVNNQHEMFEGLIDYQELVQKSEPADCISVKSTHPLYLLYTSGTTGKPKGITRDTGGYATALKFSMKYIYGVEQEETYWAASDFGWAVGHSFSVYGPLINRNTTIIFEGKPIMTPDAGTFWRIISEYKVSVMFTAPTAIRAIKKEDPNGDLVKKYDLSHFKKQFLAGERCDVSTLDWFAEHIGVPAIDHWWQTESGWPMLGLMTFNDQYKIKRASAGKPIPGYDIKIFDENGYELDAHQEGYLIIKLPLPPGALLGIWNDNDRFQDSYLSQYKDYYFSGDGAIRDEDGYIFITGRVDDVINVAGHRLSTSEMEEVVSSHPDVAECAVVGIDDELKGQIPFASVVLKNGSTISEENVEKEIVKTVREKIGAVACLKNVMIVKRLPKTRSGKILRKLIRTLLDGKEFQIPSTIDDEKIIEEIQEKIVEYRA; from the coding sequence ATAAAAAAAGATCGCTTTAAAGCTTCGCTCCTCGCAATGGCTCAACACACAAAAATTAATATGAACACAGACGATTTATTTAAACAAAGCATTGAAGACAAAGAGAATTTCTGGAAAGAAAGGGCCCAGGAAATCGACTGGTTTGAATTTCCAAACAAGATTCTTTCAAAAGACGAAAATGAATATGCCCAATGGTTTTCCGATGGAGAGCTTAATATGTGCTATTTGTGTATCGACAAGCATATTGAGGATGGTTTTGGAGAGCAGATAGCGATAGTTTACGATTCTCCGGTTACAAATCAAAAGAGGAAATATACTTACAGCCAGGCGAAGGAGGAAATTTCAAAACTGGCGGGCGGTTTGGTTTCTCTGGGATTAAAAAAAGGAGATACAGCCGTTATTTATATGCCGATGATTCCGCAGACTTTATTTGCGATGTTGGCATGTGCGAGAATCGGGGTAATTCATAACGTTGTTTTTGGAGGTTTTGCCCCAAATGAATTAGTCGTGAGAATTGATGACTGCAAACCCAAAGCATTAATTACGGCCACAGCGGGAGTGGAAATAGCCAAGAGAATTCCGTATTTACCTCTGGTTGAAAAAGCAATTGAATTGGCGCAGGATAAAGTGGAAAACATTATTGTTTACAATAGAAAATTAGTAAATAATCAACATGAAATGTTTGAGGGATTGATTGATTATCAAGAACTGGTTCAAAAATCAGAGCCTGCGGACTGCATTTCGGTGAAATCCACTCACCCACTCTATTTATTGTACACTTCAGGAACGACCGGAAAACCCAAAGGTATCACGCGTGATACAGGTGGTTATGCGACTGCTTTAAAATTTTCAATGAAATACATTTATGGCGTTGAACAGGAGGAAACCTATTGGGCGGCTTCCGATTTTGGCTGGGCGGTTGGTCATAGCTTTTCAGTTTACGGACCTTTAATCAACAGAAACACAACGATAATTTTTGAAGGAAAACCCATTATGACCCCCGATGCAGGTACATTTTGGAGAATTATTTCTGAATATAAAGTTTCGGTGATGTTTACCGCTCCCACAGCGATTCGGGCGATTAAAAAAGAAGATCCGAATGGGGATTTGGTGAAAAAGTATGATTTAAGCCACTTCAAAAAACAATTTCTGGCTGGTGAAAGATGCGATGTGTCGACGTTAGACTGGTTTGCAGAGCACATCGGAGTTCCTGCGATCGACCATTGGTGGCAAACGGAGTCCGGATGGCCAATGTTGGGATTAATGACTTTTAATGATCAATATAAAATTAAAAGAGCTTCTGCCGGAAAACCAATCCCCGGTTATGATATTAAAATTTTTGATGAAAATGGTTATGAACTGGATGCGCATCAGGAAGGATATTTAATTATCAAACTTCCGCTTCCGCCAGGTGCTTTACTGGGAATTTGGAATGACAACGATCGTTTTCAAGACAGTTATTTATCACAATACAAAGACTATTATTTCTCCGGAGACGGCGCAATAAGAGATGAGGACGGCTATATTTTCATTACAGGAAGAGTTGATGATGTCATCAATGTTGCCGGACACCGACTTTCGACTTCGGAAATGGAGGAAGTTGTCTCGTCGCATCCAGACGTTGCAGAATGTGCCGTTGTGGGAATCGATGATGAGCTCAAAGGTCAGATTCCCTTTGCTTCTGTTGTTTTAAAAAATGGTTCAACAATCTCTGAAGAAAATGTTGAAAAAGAAATTGTAAAAACTGTTCGTGAAAAAATAGGAGCCGTTGCCTGTCTTAAAAATGTGATGATCGTTAAACGATTACCAAAAACACGTTCAGGAAAAATTTTAAGAAAATTAATACGAACTTTATTAGACGGAAAAGAATTTCAGATTCCATCAACGATTGATGATGAAAAAATCATTGAAGAAATTCAGGAAAAAATCGTGGAATATAGAGCTTAA
- a CDS encoding response regulator transcription factor, translating into MKKIIIADDEHKILMSLEYSFKKNGYDVFIARDGTEVLEFLKTMVPDVILLDIMMPNLDGYSTLEIIKQDEKLKDTKVIFLSAKNNSKDIEKGLEMGADAYVTKPYSIKKLMQQIEEMFL; encoded by the coding sequence ATGAAAAAAATAATTATCGCCGATGACGAACACAAAATATTAATGTCATTAGAATACAGTTTCAAGAAAAACGGATATGATGTTTTTATAGCCAGAGACGGAACTGAAGTGTTGGAATTTTTAAAAACAATGGTTCCAGATGTGATTTTGTTGGATATTATGATGCCGAATCTGGACGGTTACAGCACATTGGAAATCATTAAGCAAGACGAAAAATTAAAAGACACCAAGGTCATTTTTCTGAGCGCGAAAAACAACTCGAAAGATATTGAAAAAGGGTTAGAAATGGGAGCTGATGCGTACGTAACAAAACCTTATTCGATTAAAAAACTGATGCAGCAGATTGAAGAAATGTTTTTATAG
- the acs gene encoding acetate--CoA ligase, giving the protein MRNYLIEDLPHYFEEYKKSIKNPKKFWDKIADQNFVWYQRWSKVVKYDMNEAKITWFKNAKLNITKNCLDRHLSIRGDKTAIIWEPNDPKEEAQHISYHELYTRVNKTANVLKDMGIEKGDRVCIYLPMIPELAVTMLACAKLGAVHSVIFAGFSASAVSSRVNDCGAKMVITSDGSYRGSKVLDLKSIVDEALEKTPTVESVLVVKRTHNQIKMKDGRDHWMADLYEKASADFVTIIMDAEDPLFILYTSGSTGKPKGMLHTSAGYMVYTAYTFKNVFNYKENDIYWCTADIGWITGHSYILYGPLLNGATTVIFEGVPTYPEPDRFWEVIEKHKVTQFYTAPTAIRSLAKESTEWVDKHDLSSLKVIGSVGEPINDEAWHWFNDHVGKKKCPIVDTWWQTETGGIMISPLPFVTPTKPTYATLPLPGIQPVLMDDKRNEISGNQVTGNLCIRFPWPGIARTIWGDHQRYKETYFSAFPGKYFTGDGALRDEVGYYRITGRVDDVVIVSGHNLGTAPIEDSINEHPAVAESAIVGFPHDIKGSALYGFVILKDTGADRKQENLVKEINQLISDQIGPIAKLDKIQFVSGLPKTRSGKIMRRILRKIAEGDFSNFGDISTLLNPEIVEEIKNERIN; this is encoded by the coding sequence ATGAGAAATTACCTGATAGAAGATTTACCACATTATTTTGAAGAGTATAAAAAATCAATTAAAAACCCTAAAAAATTCTGGGATAAGATTGCCGATCAGAACTTTGTATGGTATCAAAGATGGAGCAAGGTTGTAAAATATGATATGAATGAGGCGAAGATCACATGGTTTAAAAATGCCAAACTTAATATCACAAAAAACTGTTTAGACAGGCACCTTTCTATAAGAGGAGATAAAACGGCAATCATTTGGGAACCGAACGATCCGAAAGAGGAGGCACAGCATATTTCTTATCACGAACTATATACGAGGGTGAACAAGACAGCGAATGTTTTAAAAGATATGGGCATCGAAAAAGGCGATAGAGTCTGCATCTATCTTCCGATGATCCCTGAACTGGCGGTTACCATGTTGGCCTGTGCTAAATTAGGGGCTGTTCATTCCGTTATTTTCGCAGGATTCTCCGCTTCTGCCGTTTCTTCCAGAGTGAATGACTGTGGTGCTAAAATGGTGATTACCTCAGACGGAAGTTATCGCGGAAGTAAAGTTTTAGATCTGAAAAGTATCGTTGATGAGGCTTTAGAGAAAACACCGACCGTAGAATCTGTTTTGGTCGTGAAAAGAACGCACAACCAGATCAAAATGAAAGATGGAAGAGATCACTGGATGGCTGATCTGTATGAAAAAGCATCCGCTGACTTTGTAACTATTATTATGGATGCAGAAGATCCGCTTTTCATTTTGTACACTTCCGGATCTACAGGAAAACCTAAAGGAATGCTTCACACGTCCGCCGGGTATATGGTGTATACGGCTTATACCTTCAAAAACGTATTCAATTATAAAGAAAACGATATATATTGGTGTACCGCCGATATTGGATGGATTACCGGACATTCATATATTCTTTACGGACCGCTTTTAAATGGAGCAACTACCGTAATTTTTGAAGGTGTTCCGACGTATCCTGAACCGGACAGATTCTGGGAAGTTATTGAAAAACATAAAGTAACGCAATTCTATACCGCTCCGACCGCGATTCGTTCTTTGGCTAAAGAAAGTACCGAATGGGTAGATAAGCATGATTTAAGTTCATTAAAAGTAATTGGTTCGGTTGGTGAGCCGATCAATGATGAAGCATGGCACTGGTTCAATGATCATGTCGGAAAGAAAAAATGCCCGATTGTTGATACATGGTGGCAGACGGAAACAGGAGGAATTATGATCTCACCACTTCCATTCGTAACCCCAACGAAACCAACATATGCTACTCTTCCGTTACCTGGAATTCAGCCTGTTCTGATGGATGATAAAAGGAATGAAATTTCGGGAAACCAGGTGACAGGGAACCTATGTATCCGTTTTCCATGGCCAGGCATTGCAAGAACGATATGGGGCGATCATCAACGATATAAAGAGACCTATTTTTCAGCTTTTCCGGGCAAATATTTCACAGGGGACGGCGCACTGCGGGATGAAGTCGGCTATTATCGAATTACGGGCCGCGTGGATGATGTCGTTATTGTTTCGGGTCACAACCTGGGTACTGCCCCTATAGAGGACAGTATTAATGAGCATCCTGCAGTAGCAGAATCTGCGATCGTAGGTTTCCCTCACGACATTAAAGGCAGTGCTCTCTACGGTTTCGTTATTTTAAAAGATACGGGAGCGGACAGAAAGCAGGAAAATCTTGTAAAAGAGATTAATCAGTTAATTTCAGATCAGATAGGCCCTATTGCTAAGCTGGATAAAATTCAGTTTGTTTCCGGACTTCCGAAAACGCGTTCAGGGAAAATTATGCGTAGAATTCTGAGAAAAATTGCAGAAGGTGATTTCAGTAATTTTGGTGATATTTCTACTTTATTAAATCCTGAAATAGTGGAGGAAATTAAAAATGAACGAATTAATTAA